From the genome of Cystobacter fuscus DSM 2262:
AGCGGCCACGCCCCCTCCCGAGGATGATGTGCCGTTCTAGTTTGTCCAGGGACGACGACCCCCCACCCCGGCCATCTCATGTCCAAGCCCAAGGTCACCATCGTCGACGATGACCGCGACACGCGCGAGTTGCTCTCGCTCGCCCTGGAGTCCGAGGACTTCGAGGTCAACGCCGCCGCCAACGGTCTGCGGCTCATCGCCTCCCTTCAACTCCAGCGGCCCGACGTCATCCTCATGGACGTGAACATGTCCTGGATCGATGGCTTCGAGTTGTGCAAGGCCGTCAAGAAGAACGAACAGTTCCGCGACATCCCCATCATCTTCATCAGTGGACGTGGGGAGCCCGAGGACAAGCGGCGCGGCACGGAAGCCGGCGCCGCGGATTATTTCGTGAAGCCCCTGGACCTGGAGGCGCTGATTCGCCGTCTGCGCCAGCTCCTTCCACAGCCCACGCCCGAGGTCACCTGACATGTCGTCTTTCGATCTGGATGCCTACTTGAACACCCAGCAGCAGCGGGTGGAAGCGCTGCTGCGCTCGCGCGTGGAGGAGCTGGGGACCCATGTGCCCCCCCGCCTGCTCGAGTCCATCCGCTACTCGCTGCTGGCCGGTGGCAAGCGGCTGCGTCCGGTGTTGTGCCTGAGCTTCGCCGAGGCCGTGCTCCAGCAGAGCGCCGTGCCGCGGGTGGTGGAGGACTGCGCGTGCGCGCTCGAGTTCATCCACACCTACTCGCTCGTGCACGATGACCTGCCGTCCATGGACGACGACGATCTGCGCCGGGGCGTGCCCACCAACCACAAGGTGTACGGCGAGGCGATGGCCATCCTCGCGGGCGACTCGCTGCTCACGGATGCCTTCGCCCTGGTGGCCGGCGGCCCCGAGCCGATGCGCGCCACGCTCTGCCGCGAGCTGGCCGTGGCCGCGGGCTCCTCGGGCATGGTGGGCGGGCAGGTGCTGGACATCGCCGAGGATCGGCCGGCCCACATCGACTACCTCACCCGGATGCACCGCCTGAAGACGGGCGCCCTCATCCGCGCCGCGTGCCGCATGGGCGTCATCGCCGCGGGCGGCAGTGCCGACGCGCTCGCCCGCGCGGACGCCTACGGGGACGCGGTGGGGCTCGCCTTCCAGATCGCCGATGACGTGCTGGACGTCACGAGCGACGCGTCCACCCTGGGCAAGCCCGTGGGCGCGGACGCCGCCGCCGGACGTCACACCTTCCCGGCGGTGCTGGGCCTGGAGGAGTCCAAGCAGCTCGCGGCGCGCAAGGTGGCCGACGCCATCGCCGCCGTGGCCCCGCTGGAGCCCCGCGCGGGTCCGCTGGCGGCGCTCGCGCACTACTCGGTGGAGCGCAGCTCGTGACGGAGCGGCTCCTGCCGCGCATCCACGAACCCAAGGACCTCCGGGCCCTGCCCGAGTCCGACCTGCCCCGTCTGTGCGAGGAGCTGCGGGAGGACATCATCGCCCTGTGTGGTCGCGTGGGCGGTCACCTGGGAGCCTCGCTGGGCGCGGTGGAGCTCATCGTCGCCCTGCACCGCGTCTTCCACTCGCCCCAGGACGCGCTCGTCTTCGACGTGGGCCACCAGGCCTACGCCCACAAGCTGCTCACCGGCCGGCGCGAGCGCATGGACACCCTGCGCCAGGCCGGTGGCCTCTCGCCCTTCCTGGATCCCCGCGAGAGCCCCCACGATGCCCTGGCCGCGGGTCACGCGAGCACCGCCGTCTCCGCCGCGCTGGGCATGCTCCAGGGCCGGCGGCTGCGCGGACTGTCCGGACACGCGGTGGCGGTGGTGGGGGACGGGGCGCTCACCGGCGGCCTCACCTTCGAGGGGCTCAACAACGCCGGGGGAATGCACCTGCCGCTGGTGGTGGTGCTCAACGACAACCAGATGTCCATCTCCGCCAACGTGGGCGCCATCCCCGCGCTGCTGCGCACGAGCGGAGCCCGGGCCTTCTTCGAGGGGCTCGGCTTCACCTACCTGGGGCCCCTGGACGGACACGATCTGCCCACGCTCCTGCACGCGCTGCGCGAGGCGCGCACCTCGTCGCGCCCGGTGGTGGTGCACGCGCTCACGCAGAAGGGCCGGGGCTTTCCCCCCGCCGAGGCGGATCTCCAGACGCGCGGCCACGCCATGGGCCCGTACGAGTGGCGGGATGGGAAGCTCGTGCGCTCGCGCGGGGGCCAGCGCACCTTCAGCGAGGCCTTCGCCTCCGCCGTGGAAGAGCTCATGGCGCGCGACGCGCGCGTGGTGACGGTGACGCCGGCCATGCTGGAGGGCAGCGCCCTGGTGCGGCTCCAGCAGCGCTTCCCCGAGCGCGTCTTCGACGTGGGCATCGCCGAGTCGCACGCCGTCACCTTCTGCGCGGGCCTGGCCGCCACGGGACTGCGGCCCGTGTGCGCCATCTACTCGACGTTCCTGCAGCGCGCGTACGATCAGCTCATCCACGACGTGTGCCTGCCGGGCCTGCCCGTGCTCTTCGCCGTGGATCGCGCGGGCCTGGTGGGCGCGGATGGCGCCACGCACCAGGGCACCTACGACGTGGCCTCGCTGCGGCCCATCCCCGGCCTCACGATGATGGCGCCGGTGACGGGCGGGGACGTGCCGGAGCTGCTCGCCACCGCGCTCGCGCTGCCGGGCCCCTCGCTGATGCGCTTTCCCCGGGGCACGCTGCCGGAGTGGCCGGCCGGACTCGCGCCCGAGCCGCCGGGGACGGGGCGGGGCGCGCGTTGGTTGAAGCGGGCGCGGACGCCGCGCGTATGCCTGCTCACCCTGGGGCCGCTCGCCCTGTCCGCGCTGGAGGCCGCCGCGGCGGAGCCGGATTGGAGCGTGGTGGACGCGCGCTTCGTCACCCCGCTCGACGAGGCGGCCGTGCTGGAAGCCGCCGCCTGTGGGCGTCTGG
Proteins encoded in this window:
- a CDS encoding 1-deoxy-D-xylulose-5-phosphate synthase, translated to MTERLLPRIHEPKDLRALPESDLPRLCEELREDIIALCGRVGGHLGASLGAVELIVALHRVFHSPQDALVFDVGHQAYAHKLLTGRRERMDTLRQAGGLSPFLDPRESPHDALAAGHASTAVSAALGMLQGRRLRGLSGHAVAVVGDGALTGGLTFEGLNNAGGMHLPLVVVLNDNQMSISANVGAIPALLRTSGARAFFEGLGFTYLGPLDGHDLPTLLHALREARTSSRPVVVHALTQKGRGFPPAEADLQTRGHAMGPYEWRDGKLVRSRGGQRTFSEAFASAVEELMARDARVVTVTPAMLEGSALVRLQQRFPERVFDVGIAESHAVTFCAGLAATGLRPVCAIYSTFLQRAYDQLIHDVCLPGLPVLFAVDRAGLVGADGATHQGTYDVASLRPIPGLTMMAPVTGGDVPELLATALALPGPSLMRFPRGTLPEWPAGLAPEPPGTGRGARWLKRARTPRVCLLTLGPLALSALEAAAAEPDWSVVDARFVTPLDEAAVLEAAACGRLVVAEEGTTHGGLGSAVLEVLAARRVTARVTLLGMPDVFVPHGDARVQRAQLGLDAAGLRRAARALLEEDAP
- a CDS encoding response regulator; its protein translation is MSKPKVTIVDDDRDTRELLSLALESEDFEVNAAANGLRLIASLQLQRPDVILMDVNMSWIDGFELCKAVKKNEQFRDIPIIFISGRGEPEDKRRGTEAGAADYFVKPLDLEALIRRLRQLLPQPTPEVT
- a CDS encoding polyprenyl synthetase family protein, which translates into the protein MSSFDLDAYLNTQQQRVEALLRSRVEELGTHVPPRLLESIRYSLLAGGKRLRPVLCLSFAEAVLQQSAVPRVVEDCACALEFIHTYSLVHDDLPSMDDDDLRRGVPTNHKVYGEAMAILAGDSLLTDAFALVAGGPEPMRATLCRELAVAAGSSGMVGGQVLDIAEDRPAHIDYLTRMHRLKTGALIRAACRMGVIAAGGSADALARADAYGDAVGLAFQIADDVLDVTSDASTLGKPVGADAAAGRHTFPAVLGLEESKQLAARKVADAIAAVAPLEPRAGPLAALAHYSVERSS